A region of Marasmius oreades isolate 03SP1 chromosome 9, whole genome shotgun sequence DNA encodes the following proteins:
- a CDS encoding uncharacterized protein (MEROPS:MER0034664) yields MGNVLAPYKTERHTVHVGKFGAIEGLTLSRPETNEQLVRRYLNVPFVLPPTGLYRWRKPRPLPGNYTYTRPDGSPRDCTIFGRICPQPEYTKLGNHAFSKYDEDCLSLNIWAPAGTPPDGGWPVMLWFHGGWLQVGDPSIDPNTDPTELISQSGGGLQCVFIAAAYRLSVFGFMGSRELADEAQQNGEEGCGNYGLWDQYAALEWVHKYASYFGGNAENLTLSGRSAGAYSVHAIASHDLLMKPSAPTRYKRLVMYSNAIPADPKTLEDVQPQFDELLDACNIPRSLSDTKKLAKLRAIPAFDLVDKVMTLSAHTFRPIRDGCFFPLNLFDRFLAGDFGREFKARQLQLLIGEVRDEETLYRQTNPPHDLETLYIEVGNYYSPPVTRMMVDAYLNRKVHKEGAHPDPDPKIDFWKKIFGDIISDGQVRAPTRLLVRQLVGAGVPLSSIRRYMINWRPSFVDSQAPKELGVSHALDRPIWNFSVMHGPTPKEESTMRAWIRDLVDFVHGQQTDYGTRDVSEHKVLRPDGTIGVEKDTKWDYLVTVADEMCTAK; encoded by the exons ATGGGTAATGTTCTGGCCCCTTACAAGACTGAAAGACATACAGTTCATGTCGGAAAATTTGGCGCCATCGAAGGGCTTACACTCTCTCGTCCTGAAACAAACGAGCAGCTTGTTCGACGATATCTGAACGTTCCTTTTGTTCTTCCTCCTACAGGTCTATATCGATGGCGCAAACCGCGACCGCTGCCTGGCAACTATACCTATACACGTCCTGATGGCAGCCCGAGAGATTGCACGATCTTTGGCCGTATATGTCCACAACCAGAGTATACAAAATTGGGGAACCATGCTTTCAGCAAGTATGATGAGGACTGCCTTTCCTTGAACATCTGGGCTCCAGCGGGTACACCTCCAGATGGAGGTTGGCCAGTCATGCTCTGGTTTCACG GCGGTTGGCTTCAGGTCGGCGACCCCTCCATTGATCCAAATACGGATCCCACCGAACTAATCTCACAGAGCGGCGGTGGACTGCAATGTGTATTTATAGCCGCTGCTTATCGGTTGTCCGTCTTCGGGTTCATGGGCTCCAGGGAGCTTGCAGATGAGGCCCAGCAGAATGGAGAGGAGGGTTGTGGCAATTATGGGCTTTGGGATCAATACGCGGCCCTTGAATGGGTACATAAATACGCGTCATATTTTGGCGGAAATGCGGAAAACTTAACTCTATCTGGAAGGAGCGCGGGAGCGTACAGCGTTCATGCCATCGCTAGCCACGATCTCTTGATGAAACCTAGCGCCCCGACACGATATAAACGACTAGTCAT GTACTCTAATGCCATTCCGGCGGACCCGAAGACTCTGGAAGACGTTCAGCCGCAGTTTGACGAACTCCTTGACGCATGCAACATACCTCGTTCCCTGTCAGATACAAAAAAACTAGCCAAACTTCGAGCTATTCCGGCGTTTGACCTTGTTGATAAGGTTATGACATTATCTGCTCATACTTTCCGACCAATCCGCGATGGCTGCTTCTTCCCGTTGAACTTATTCGACCGCTTCCTCGCAGGAGATTTCGGCAGAGAGTTTAAAGCCCGCCAACTACAATTATTGATCGGGGAAGTAAGAGATGAA GAAACTCTTTACCGTCAGACCAACCCTCCTCATGATCTAGAGACTTTATACATCGAAGTTGGCAACTACTATTCGCCCCCAGTCACCCGGATGATGGTAGACGCCTACCTGAATCGTAAAGTCCACAAAGAGGGTGCCCATCCCGATCCTGATCCTAAGATCGATTTCTGGAAAAAGATATTTGGCGATATCA TTTCGGATGGCCAAGTGCGCGCCCCAACACGCCTCCTTGTTCGTCAATTAGTTGGTGCTGGGGTGCCCCTCTCTTCAATAAGACGGTATATGATCAACTGGAGGCCGTCCTTTGTGGACTCTCAAGCACCGAAGGAGCTAGGCGTCTCGCACGCTCTCGATAGACCTATATGGAACTTTTCCGTCATGCACGGGCCTACTCCGAAGGAGGAATCGACGATGCGAGCATGGATCCGGGATTTG GTTGACTTCGTGCATGGTCAACAGACGGACTACGGGACAAGGGACGTCAGTGAACATAAAGTACTCAGACCGGACGGCACTATCGGTGTCGAGAAGGACACAAAGTGGGATTACCTGGTCACTGTGGCGGACGAGATGTGCACTGCAAAATAA
- a CDS encoding uncharacterized protein (BUSCO:EOG09260HMA) — MNATDLLANTLSSDASTRRDATEKLEIASRDNYVEYMLMLSSVLVDDNSVLHIRNAAGLALKNALTAREVQRQNEYTNRWISMNPEAKSKIKQDALMTLGSVNQKAGTFASQVVAAIAAVELPHGDWQDLIEILLGFVNNQTNNTNLKIATLQAIGFVCEQIKPEILALRSNEILTAVIHGARKEEPSQDVQLAAIHALYNSLEFVRDNFDREGERNYIMQVVCEATQNPNVNVQVGAFECLVRIMDLYYDKMALYMEQALFGLTVVGMKHSDERVALQAVEFWSTVCEEEVELALEAQEAQDYGEMPERESKYFAKIALPEIVPVLLLLLTKQEEDADEDEWNVSMAAGTCLNLLANAVNDVIVPQAIPFIEANIKSEDWHQREAAVMTFGSILEGPDPSVLTPLAEQALPLLINMMADNNMHVKDTTAWTLGRICDMLITVIKPDVHLHPLISALVSGLQDNPRIVVNCCWALMNLADQMGLYGDEDAENQQTGALSPYYEGVIQALLRVTESSGNEANYRTAAYEAITSWLTHAMQDTIPVVQNTVVTILQRMEQLLTMQSQVIGADDHNNWNELQSNFCSVIICVIRKLGAGIQPMADRIMTLVLQLIQTAGKTSTVLEDGFLLVGSLASALEANFTPYISAFLPFLYPALKAHEDTQLCTVAVGIIGDISRALGEQSYQYSGHFMTVLLENLQSEVLNRNVKIVVLSCFGDIALAIGPGFEPYLDMTMTVLRQAGAVEPNPLDYDLVDYVAQLREGILEAYTGIVTGFKKSEKVALLVPYAQSILELIQRCLADEERSDSLAKLCYGLLGDLADTYPDGRIKQLLLQNWVASELKSRVRMSADAKKTMRWAREMVKQATQ; from the exons ATGAATGCAACAGACCTCCTTGCAAACACCCTGTCGTCTG ATGCTAGTACGCGTCGAGATGCCACCGAAAAACTTGAGATTGCCTCGCGGGATAATTAT GTCGAATACATGTTGATGTTGTCTTCCGTGCTCGTGGATGATAATTCAGTACTGCACATTCGAAATGCCGCCGGTCTTGCACTCAAGAATGCATTGACTGCACGG GAAGTCCAACGACAAAACGAATATACGAACAGATGGATCTCCATGAATCCTGAAGCAAAGTCCAAGATTAAGCAAGATGCTTTGATGACACTCGGTTCGGTTAACCAGAAGGCTGGAACGTTCGCATCGCAAGTAGTTGCTGCAATTGCTGCTGTCGAGCTGCCGCATGGAGATTGGCAGGATCTCATTGAGATACTGTTGGGCTTTGTGAACAATCAAACCAACAACACCAACCTGAAGATCGCTACGCTTCAAGCAATCGGTTTTGTATGTGAACAAATA AAACCTGAAATTCTTGCCTTACGATCGAACGAAATCTTGACGGCAGTCATCCATGGTGCACGCAAGGAAGAACCTTCTCAAGACGTCCAACTGGCAGCGATTCATGCTCTCTACAACTCTCTTGAGTTTGTTAGAGATAACTTCGACCGAGAG GGTGAACGAAACTATATCATGCAAGTTGTTTGCGAGGCGACTCAAAACCCTAACGTTAACGTACAAGTCGGAGCTTTTGAATGTCTAGTACGAATAATGGACTTGTATTATGATAAGATGGCATTGTATATGGAGCAAGCATTGTTTGGT CTGACTGTCGTTGGAATGAAACATTCGGACGAACGTGTAGCTTTGCAAGCGGTTGAATTCTGGTCCACTGTTTGCGAAGAGGAAGTTGAGCTGGCACTGGAAGCTCAAGAG GCACAAGACTATGGAGAGATGCCAGAGCGCGAATCCAAATACTTTGCCAAGATTGCGCTTCCCGAAATTGTCCCCGTTCTACTCTTGCTTCTGACAAAACAAGAGGAGGACGCTGATGAAGACGAATGGAACGTTTCTATGGCTGCAGGAACATGCTTGAACCTGCTTGCTAATGCGGTCAACGATGTTATTGTTCCACAAGCGATTCCTTTCATTGAAGCAAATATCAAGTCGGAAGATTGGCACCAGCGCGAAGCCGCGGTGATGACATTCGGTTCGATTCTTGAGGGACCCGACCCCTCAGTCCTTACTCCCCTCGCCGAGCAAGCCCTGCCACTTCTGATTAACATGATGGCGGACAATAACATGCATGTCAAGGACACCACCGCTTGGACTCTCGGCCGAATATGCGATATGCTGATCACCGTCATCAAGCCAGATGTTCATCTACACCCACTGATATCTGCACTCGTCAGCGGACTGCAGGATAACCCTCGGATCGTTGTGAACTGCTGCTGGGCCTTGATGAACTTAGCAGACCAGATGGGTCTGTATGGAGACGAAGATGCTGAGAATCAGCAAACCGGCGCTTTGTCTCCTTATTACGAAGGTGTTATTCAAGCGCTTCTCCGCGTGACAGAAAG CTCTGGGAATGAGGCCAACTATCGTACAGCAGCATATGAAGCTATCACCTCTTGGCTCACACATGCAATGCAAGATACTATCCCCGTCGTCCAAAACACGGTTGTCACAATTCTTCAGCGTATGGAACAACTCCTTACGATGCAG AGCCAAGTCATCGGTGCCGATGATCACAACAATTGGAACGAACTTCAGAGTAATTTCTGCTCCGTCATCATT TGTGTCATTCGCAAACTTGGAGCTGGAATCCAGCCTATGGCCGATCGAATAATGACCCTTGTCCTGCAGCTCATTCAGACGGCGGGCAAGACCTCCACAGTGCTCGAAGATGGTTTTCTTCTTGTTGGATCTTTAGCATCTG CCCTGGAAGCTAATTTTACGCCTTACATCTCTgcattccttcctttcctctACCCAGCTCTTAAGGCTCACGAGGATACACAACTTTGTACCGTTGCCGTCGGCATCATTGGGGATATATCCCGTGCTCTTGGTGAACAGAGCTATCAATACTCAGGACATTTTATGACCGTGCTTCTGGAGAACTTACAGAGTGAAGTTCTTAACCGAAATGTCAAGATAGTTGTTCTGTCTTGTTTCGGCGACATTGCGCTTGCTATTGGACCCGGCTTCGAGCCTTACCTGGACATGACCATGACTGTGCTGAGACAGGCTGGAGCGGTCGAACCGAATCCT CTCGATTATGACCTTGTCGACTATGTTGCCCAATTACGTGAGGGCATACTCGAAGCCTATACCGGTATCGTCACTGGCTTCAAGAAGTCCGAGAAAG TCGCGTTACTCGTTCCTTATGCTCAAAGCATTTTGGAATTGATCCAGCGTTGTCTTGCGGATGAAGAACGTTCAGACTCGTTAGCTAAACTCTGCTACGGTCTGCTTGGTGATTTAGCGGACACATACCCGGATGGCCGAATCAAGCAACTCTTACTTCAGAACTGGGTCGCGTCGGAGCTCAAATCTCGCGTACGCATGTCTGCGGATGCTAAGAAGACGATGCGGTGGGCCCGAGAG ATGGTCAAACAAGCCACCCAGTAA
- a CDS encoding uncharacterized protein (MEROPS:MER0031618), translating to MHLPPFLTRLSDQPSQGLYVNCEFKHEDPLGKAHCLWWSADLPTAIVLFIPGNPGLVDFYVPFLSHLHRTRKDLAILAHAHINHTPGFRSPRAKQILAVQAKAATEVLDALRKTYPALPVIIISHSVGAYITLQVLKARESEVRLALLICPTISNIAHTPNGKRLSWLFRPPLPLLITALSPIIRLLPGAFISTLFSEWPPAQMAVLSTFLNSPYSIFAALSMAHDEMKNIQALDTELLRRHQHDIRIFFTSVDHWVGEQEDVIRQFFEEFEPGSVKITRGIDGIPHAFCINHGEEVATQCAQWIATHDFSLH from the exons ATGCATCTGCCACCTTTTCTTACTCGTCTTAGCGACCAACCTTCCCAAGGTCTCTATGTCAACTGTGAATTCAAACATGAAGATCCTCTCGGAAAGGCACACTGTCTGTGGTGGTCCGCCGATTTGCCGACCGCCATCGTGCTTTTTATTCCAG GAAATCCGGGTCTGGTGGACTTTTACGTTCCCTTCCTCTCCCACTTACATAGAACGCGGAAGGACTTGGCTATCCTGGCTCACGCTCACATCAATCATACACCTGGGTTCAGAAGTCCTCGTGCTAAGCAGATTCTCGCCGTTCAAGCCAAAGCTGCCACAGAAGTTCTAGACGCTCTTCGAAAGACGTACCCCGCCTTACCTGTTATCATCATCTCTCATAGTGTCGGAGCATATATAACATTGCAA GTTCTCAAGGCCAGAGAAAGTGAAGTGAGACTTGCTCTCTTGATTTGTCCCACAATATCGAATATCGCCCACACGCCGAATGGAAAACGATTGTCG TGGCTCTTTCGACCACCATTGCCTCTACTGATAACGGCGCTCTCTCCTATCATTCGTTTATTGCCTGGGGCTTTCATCTCTACTCTCTTCTCAGAATGGCCTCCGGCTCAAATGGCTGTGCTCTCCACATTTCTCAATTCTCCGTACAGTATCTTTGCGGCTTTGTCAATGGCTCACGACGAGATGAAGAACATCCAGGCGCTGGATACTGAACTACTCAGGCGACATCAACACGATATACGGATTTTTTTCACCTCAGTTGACCACTGGGTTGGCGAGCAGGAGGACGTGATACGTCAATTTTTTGAAGAGTTTGAACCGGGGTCTGTGAAGATCACCCGTGGAATTGATGGCATTCCCCATGCTTTCTGTATAA ATCATGGAGAGGAAGTAGCTACGCAATGTGCACAGTGGATAGCCACTCATGATTTCTCACTGCACTGA